In Rhodospirillum rubrum ATCC 11170, a genomic segment contains:
- a CDS encoding DUF6538 domain-containing protein, translating to MKHPRLTRRGRIYWFRAKVPADLRSHYAPKTEIIYSLKTSDPREALVRVRIASVKADQEFEVARRIPKEEVRTSLSDDEAERLVAIYYQVRLEEDEEIRIGGKQEADLYLGVKAQLEALGIGHANYTNEEAVAEYGLSQREYQKNQETLEFMEPLYREALSTGNTEIIHDELDDILEANSIKLDRTSSQYRKLAFSILKATVKVLDVEKRRNSGEPIDTPPEPPPLFKPAVTAVPANSLRLSEVFERWKVERKPAKRSLMEWDTAIRRFTALYGDKPVESITKAEVVEFKDSLLQQGKAAATVLKQVGAIKSTLQYAVDNGKLSVNPATGVKVAGKRASEVRRLPYDAEDLKAIFSSPVFTCGDRPLAGSGEASFWLPLLALFTGARLNEIGQILVSDVRELDGIHYLDLNTEGEGKSLKNEGSRRKVPLHPEIIRLGFLDYVRKQGESLGSDSRVFDKLEPNSNGVLTANFSKWWGRYARENGIAKGQKVFHSFRHSFKDACRESSLPQDIHDALTGHSPNNVGGRYGQGFTVRRLGEEMAKLSYPGLDLSGLMKP from the coding sequence GTGAAACACCCTCGCTTGACCCGCCGTGGACGCATCTACTGGTTCAGAGCCAAAGTGCCTGCCGATTTGCGATCCCACTATGCCCCCAAGACGGAAATCATCTACAGCCTGAAGACCAGCGACCCTAGGGAAGCTCTGGTAAGGGTTCGTATTGCCTCGGTTAAGGCTGACCAGGAATTTGAAGTTGCTCGCCGTATCCCTAAAGAGGAAGTTCGCACCTCTCTAAGTGACGATGAAGCGGAGCGTCTGGTAGCTATCTATTACCAAGTACGTCTGGAAGAAGATGAGGAAATACGGATAGGGGGCAAGCAAGAGGCCGATCTTTATCTAGGTGTAAAGGCGCAGTTGGAAGCATTGGGCATAGGCCATGCCAATTATACAAATGAAGAAGCTGTAGCGGAATATGGCCTTAGTCAGAGAGAATATCAGAAAAACCAAGAGACATTAGAATTTATGGAGCCCCTCTATAGAGAGGCTTTGTCTACGGGAAATACCGAGATTATCCATGATGAACTTGATGATATTCTAGAGGCGAATAGCATTAAGCTTGATAGGACTTCTTCGCAGTACCGAAAGTTGGCTTTTTCCATCTTAAAAGCTACGGTAAAGGTGTTGGATGTTGAGAAGCGTAGGAATTCCGGTGAGCCTATCGACACCCCGCCAGAGCCTCCGCCCCTGTTCAAGCCCGCTGTAACGGCTGTCCCTGCAAATTCCTTGAGACTGTCAGAGGTCTTTGAGCGCTGGAAGGTGGAGCGTAAGCCCGCTAAGCGGTCGCTGATGGAATGGGATACGGCTATCAGGCGGTTCACGGCCTTGTATGGTGACAAGCCTGTTGAGAGCATCACCAAAGCGGAGGTGGTGGAATTCAAGGATAGCCTTCTTCAGCAAGGCAAGGCCGCTGCTACGGTCCTAAAGCAGGTGGGAGCTATCAAATCAACGCTTCAGTATGCGGTCGATAACGGTAAGCTAAGCGTTAATCCTGCAACTGGCGTGAAGGTGGCTGGTAAGCGTGCTTCAGAGGTCAGGCGCTTGCCCTATGATGCTGAAGACCTGAAGGCTATCTTCTCTTCCCCTGTCTTTACTTGCGGTGATAGACCCCTTGCCGGTTCCGGTGAAGCTTCCTTCTGGCTACCGCTGTTGGCTCTCTTCACTGGCGCAAGGCTGAACGAGATTGGACAGATCCTTGTCTCTGATGTCAGGGAGCTTGACGGGATCCATTACCTTGACCTCAACACGGAAGGTGAAGGCAAGAGCCTGAAGAATGAGGGAAGCCGCCGTAAGGTGCCTCTCCATCCTGAAATCATCCGTCTTGGCTTTCTAGATTATGTCCGTAAGCAAGGGGAAAGCTTGGGATCTGATAGCAGGGTCTTTGATAAGCTGGAACCAAATTCCAACGGTGTCCTTACCGCAAACTTCTCTAAATGGTGGGGAAGATATGCGCGAGAGAATGGCATAGCCAAGGGGCAGAAGGTCTTTCACTCTTTCCGCCATTCCTTCAAGGACGCTTGCCGGGAAAGCTCATTGCCCCAGGATATCCACGATGCTTTAACCGGGCATTCACCCAATAATGTGGGAGGTCGATACGGTCAGGGCTTCACGGTTAGGCGCTTGGGTGAGGAAATGGCGAAGCTGTCCTATCCTGGCTTGGATCTGTCCGGCTTGATGAAGCCTTAG
- a CDS encoding sulfotransferase domain-containing protein, with protein MGVPNLFLLGAGKSGTTTLYQILQRHPDIHVCDPKEPSFFCSHFQVIQNPVAYFRLFDSERRYRVDASHVYFSNPETPPLLHDLFPSAKFLLILREPKARAHSLYQHMRRALHSDGLPIEPIESFLEALIVENERFSSPKFAATCRHYFWNFMYIRSSFYDEQLLRYLKLFPMKQFLFITLANLHHQPEDTLSEIAQFLDLDVAGFGQEVPVANAGPIYETFTPQCAALMERYFGDLTTRVDALVGRSLDWSL; from the coding sequence GTGGGGGTTCCGAATTTATTCCTTCTTGGCGCAGGCAAAAGCGGCACCACGACGCTTTACCAGATCTTGCAACGACACCCAGACATCCATGTCTGCGACCCCAAAGAACCCAGCTTTTTTTGCAGTCACTTTCAAGTTATTCAGAACCCGGTCGCGTATTTTCGGCTATTCGATTCAGAGCGGCGCTACAGAGTTGATGCGTCGCACGTCTATTTTTCCAATCCTGAAACGCCTCCCCTTTTGCACGATCTCTTCCCATCGGCAAAGTTTCTGCTGATATTGCGTGAACCGAAGGCCCGTGCCCATTCGCTTTACCAGCACATGCGCCGCGCCCTGCACAGCGATGGTCTGCCCATAGAACCGATCGAAAGCTTCCTAGAGGCGCTCATCGTCGAGAACGAACGGTTTTCCTCCCCTAAATTTGCCGCGACCTGCCGGCATTACTTCTGGAATTTCATGTATATTCGCTCATCTTTTTACGATGAACAGCTTTTGCGATATTTAAAGCTGTTTCCAATGAAGCAGTTTTTATTTATTACGCTTGCTAATTTGCACCACCAGCCGGAAGACACGCTCAGCGAGATTGCCCAGTTCCTTGATCTTGACGTCGCTGGCTTTGGCCAGGAGGTCCCCGTCGCCAATGCTGGTCCGATCTACGAAACCTTCACTCCACAGTGCGCGGCACTGATGGAACGCTATTTTGGGGACCTCACGACGCGTGTCGATGCACTTGTGGGGCGTTCGCTAGACTGGTCACTGTAA
- a CDS encoding AbiJ-NTD4 domain-containing protein — translation MKFSEINGFSQKRLELQIDSMDCALRNALWNVLFLYLFNNPYRYNSTVYLKTDFNSALWIYFFKERIDEFPSNVEFVQYVKNSLLHGEFYLFYDLIDFVLEGGYFCKGSDLFIGACNKALKKEMSGWRIVGQKITKITSEEEIDCVNSSIEAFPKDPVAIHLQTAIGFLSDRESPDYRNSMKESISAVESVCRCISGKKTFQSALNEIQNMGIIRHSALRDGLNKIYAYTSDENGVRHNLTDNPNVDFDDAKFMLVMCSAFINFIRAHQPT, via the coding sequence ATGAAATTTTCAGAGATTAATGGTTTTTCTCAAAAAAGATTAGAACTTCAAATTGATTCTATGGATTGCGCTTTACGCAATGCATTGTGGAATGTTTTATTTTTGTATTTATTCAATAATCCTTATAGGTATAATTCCACTGTATATCTAAAAACAGATTTTAACTCTGCTCTATGGATTTATTTTTTCAAGGAGAGAATTGACGAATTTCCATCTAATGTCGAATTCGTTCAATACGTTAAAAATAGTTTATTGCATGGAGAGTTTTATCTATTTTACGATCTAATTGATTTTGTCCTTGAAGGAGGCTATTTCTGTAAGGGAAGTGATTTATTTATTGGTGCGTGCAATAAAGCATTAAAAAAAGAAATGTCTGGCTGGAGAATTGTTGGTCAAAAAATTACCAAGATAACTTCAGAAGAAGAAATAGATTGCGTGAACTCTTCAATAGAGGCTTTTCCTAAAGATCCCGTGGCAATTCATCTTCAAACGGCTATAGGTTTTTTATCTGATAGAGAGTCTCCGGATTATAGAAATTCCATGAAGGAATCTATATCAGCAGTGGAATCTGTGTGTAGATGTATTTCAGGAAAGAAAACTTTTCAATCTGCATTAAATGAAATTCAGAACATGGGGATTATACGTCATAGTGCTTTGAGGGATGGTCTTAATAAAATTTACGCCTACACTAGCGATGAGAATGGAGTGAGGCACAATTTGACGGATAATCCAAACGTAGATTTCGATGATGCGAAATTTATGTTGGTTATGTGTTCGGCGTTCATCAATTTTATTCGAGCGCACCAGCCTACTTGA
- a CDS encoding HigA family addiction module antitoxin, translating into MSIPAGKSSVLVHPGRLLRREMEARGLSATALAGALHVSPERIRGIINGKRPITYDTALRLGRYLGTGPELWAGMQRDYNLLAAQLAHGAQIEREVQPAPRDWDLLEPLAE; encoded by the coding sequence ATGTCGATACCAGCCGGAAAAAGTAGCGTGCTTGTCCATCCCGGTCGGTTGCTGCGCCGTGAAATGGAGGCCCGTGGTCTATCCGCGACTGCCCTTGCTGGCGCGCTACATGTCTCACCTGAACGGATCCGGGGCATTATTAACGGCAAGCGCCCTATCACTTACGATACCGCTCTCCGCCTCGGGCGGTACCTCGGGACTGGTCCAGAGCTTTGGGCAGGGATGCAGCGTGATTACAACCTCCTTGCCGCTCAACTGGCACATGGTGCGCAGATAGAGCGTGAGGTACAGCCTGCCCCCCGTGATTGGGACCTTCTGGAACCCTTGGCCGAATGA
- a CDS encoding sugar transferase, which yields MKKERNSPGGETDTEEKIRCRVECDLYYIKNWSVFLDIEILFRTLMVISHKNAY from the coding sequence CTGAAAAAAGAACGGAACAGCCCTGGCGGCGAGACCGACACGGAAGAAAAAATACGATGCCGCGTTGAGTGTGACCTTTATTATATAAAAAATTGGTCGGTCTTTCTCGATATCGAAATCCTTTTCCGCACACTCATGGTTATCTCTCACAAAAATGCGTACTAA
- a CDS encoding transposase family protein gives MEGAVVPFPLLLAALNEIPDPRRAQGKRYPLAYLLLFTVLALLSGARSYRGIITFLEQRRDHRPRSPWPPGTPLGRGLRRLRSPRSHLGRPDRRRRPGHPPDLAQGHQIRPLAQNARNRPLRLPDQPARCRRRHRNPTTLGRRKAKPLRPRRYLLRRPKPYPDQARPLRPPSLLRPQHPSGQRDQQHQP, from the coding sequence ATGGAGGGTGCCGTGGTTCCATTTCCCCTCCTTCTGGCGGCCTTGAACGAGATCCCTGATCCCCGGCGGGCCCAGGGTAAGCGCTATCCGCTGGCGTATCTGCTGCTGTTCACGGTGCTGGCCCTGTTGAGCGGGGCACGATCCTATCGGGGCATCATCACCTTCCTTGAGCAGCGCCGAGACCACCGACCGAGGTCGCCATGGCCGCCAGGAACACCGCTGGGTCGAGGTCTTCGACGTCTCCGGTCGCCTCGGTCCCACTTGGGACGGCCTGATCGCCGCCGTCGCCCGGGTCACCCGCCTGACTTGGCACAAGGACACCAAATCCGGCCTTTGGCACAAAACGCAAGAAACCGCCCTCTACGCCTGCCAGATCAACCTGCCCGCTGCCGTCGCCGGCACCGCAATCCGACAACATTGGGGCGTCGAAAAGCGAAGCCACTACGTCCGCGACGTTACCTTCTTCGAAGACCAAAGCCGTATCCGGACCAAGCCCGGCCACTTCGCCCGCCTTCGCTCCTTCGCCCTCAACATCCTTCGGGCCAACGGGACCAACAACATCAGCCGTGA
- a CDS encoding recombinase family protein, with protein MKGVGASVQAIAYLRTSSAANVGGDSDQRQRQAIHAYAQGNGLEVVKEFYDAAVSGADAIDQREGFTDLLGWAATSEVKTIIVENASRFARDLIVQETGYALLTAQGFTLIAADDPDAFTADTPTARMVRQILGAVSEFEKANLVAKLKGARDRASISAGKRVEGRKGYDDTNPKLVQDAKRLARKSPKTGKSRSLRQIAEELTVLGHTTATGKAFSASQVQRLLAY; from the coding sequence ATGAAAGGCGTTGGCGCATCGGTTCAGGCAATCGCCTATCTCCGCACCTCTTCCGCCGCGAATGTGGGGGGAGACAGCGACCAGCGCCAGCGGCAAGCCATTCATGCCTATGCCCAAGGCAACGGGCTTGAGGTGGTCAAAGAGTTTTACGACGCCGCTGTAAGTGGAGCCGATGCCATTGACCAGCGAGAGGGGTTCACGGACCTTCTTGGATGGGCTGCAACGTCAGAGGTCAAGACTATCATCGTTGAGAACGCCAGCCGCTTTGCCCGTGATTTGATCGTTCAGGAAACTGGTTACGCCTTATTGACCGCTCAAGGCTTCACGCTCATTGCTGCCGATGATCCCGACGCCTTCACCGCTGACACGCCAACCGCCCGGATGGTTCGCCAGATCCTGGGGGCTGTTAGCGAGTTTGAGAAAGCGAACCTTGTAGCCAAGCTGAAGGGGGCAAGGGATCGTGCCTCTATCAGCGCTGGCAAGCGTGTGGAAGGCCGTAAGGGCTATGACGATACAAACCCCAAGCTGGTTCAGGATGCCAAGCGTCTGGCCCGTAAAAGCCCGAAGACAGGGAAGAGCCGATCCTTACGCCAGATAGCGGAGGAATTGACGGTGTTGGGCCATACCACGGCCACCGGGAAAGCCTTCAGTGCCTCACAGGTGCAACGGCTGTTGGCCTACTGA
- a CDS encoding phage capsid protein — translation MSNANPSRLGMVNGTGADDALFLKVFGGEVLTTFAENNVFLPLTMSRTITSGKSAQFPVLGKNTAYYHVPGAELNGNNILNAERVITVDGLLVSPVFIAKIDEAKTHYDVRSQYTSECGASLSNQADRTISQVLINAARSTATITGGFGGTKLVDAAFGTDGDKLAAGIFGIAQTFDEKDVPETDRYAAVRPAQYYLMVAGTKVLNRDWGGSGSYMDGKVLKVAGVSIVKSNHIPKSVITGSAQAAYDGDFTKTVAVGFHKSAVGTVKLLDLQTEGEYQIQRQGTLIVAKYAMGHGVLRPEAAVELASA, via the coding sequence ATGTCTAATGCTAATCCGTCCCGTTTGGGCATGGTTAACGGTACCGGTGCTGATGATGCCTTGTTCCTCAAGGTCTTTGGCGGTGAGGTACTGACCACCTTTGCCGAGAATAACGTCTTTCTGCCGCTCACCATGTCCCGAACTATTACATCGGGCAAGTCCGCGCAGTTCCCCGTACTCGGTAAGAATACCGCCTATTACCACGTTCCCGGTGCTGAACTGAACGGCAATAATATCCTCAATGCCGAACGTGTGATTACCGTTGATGGTTTGCTTGTCTCGCCGGTCTTCATTGCGAAGATTGATGAGGCCAAGACCCACTATGACGTTCGCAGTCAATACACTTCGGAGTGTGGCGCTAGCCTGTCCAATCAGGCTGACCGTACCATTTCGCAGGTGCTTATCAATGCCGCCCGCTCTACCGCGACCATCACCGGTGGCTTTGGCGGTACCAAGCTCGTTGATGCCGCTTTCGGTACCGATGGGGATAAGCTTGCCGCTGGCATCTTCGGGATTGCCCAGACCTTCGACGAGAAGGACGTTCCCGAGACTGACCGTTATGCCGCCGTCCGTCCCGCACAGTATTACCTGATGGTGGCCGGTACGAAGGTTCTCAATCGTGATTGGGGCGGTTCCGGTAGCTACATGGACGGCAAGGTTCTCAAGGTCGCTGGCGTGTCCATCGTCAAGAGCAACCACATTCCCAAGTCCGTTATCACGGGATCCGCCCAGGCTGCCTATGATGGCGACTTTACCAAGACCGTTGCGGTTGGCTTCCATAAGTCTGCCGTTGGTACCGTCAAGCTCTTGGACCTACAGACCGAAGGTGAATATCAGATCCAGCGCCAGGGCACTTTGATCGTTGCCAAGTACGCTATGGGTCATGGTGTTCTACGGCCGGAAGCTGCGGTTGAACTGGCGTCGGCTTAA
- a CDS encoding Rha family transcriptional regulator encodes MGFSEPRWIRKLIKRYEADLERLGVCATVSQTSGSLGGRPATEFWLNKKQALFIIAKSETSLAVDITIKVIEKFDAYERGLISNAPAVAALPDFNDPAEAALPIVHVKDGTVFANSRDVAAYFGKRHDHVLDKINKIWLRAPHRGLPNFRETPMTNFQNGQEYRTFDMTKDGFTFLVMGFTGAEAEGFKWKYIDRFNEMEECLRNPPAVPALPAVPSAALPVVHIKDGKVFANSRDVAAYSGKLHKDVLRDIDQTLENIHDANLRSGPYC; translated from the coding sequence TTGGGGTTCTCCGAACCTCGTTGGATCCGCAAGCTCATTAAGCGATATGAGGCGGATTTGGAGCGTTTGGGAGTTTGTGCCACCGTGTCACAAACCTCTGGCTCCTTGGGGGGCCGTCCCGCTACCGAATTTTGGCTGAACAAAAAGCAGGCCCTTTTCATTATCGCCAAATCGGAAACGTCCCTGGCCGTCGATATCACCATCAAGGTTATCGAGAAGTTTGACGCTTACGAACGTGGCCTGATTTCCAACGCTCCCGCCGTTGCCGCTCTCCCGGACTTCAACGATCCGGCCGAAGCCGCTCTCCCTATCGTTCACGTCAAGGATGGGACGGTGTTCGCCAATAGCCGGGACGTGGCTGCCTATTTCGGGAAGCGCCACGATCATGTACTGGACAAGATCAATAAGATCTGGCTGCGCGCGCCTCATAGGGGTCTCCCTAATTTTCGGGAAACCCCTATGACCAATTTTCAGAATGGGCAAGAGTATCGCACCTTCGATATGACCAAGGATGGTTTCACGTTCCTGGTTATGGGTTTCACAGGAGCGGAGGCCGAAGGCTTCAAGTGGAAGTACATTGACCGCTTCAATGAAATGGAAGAGTGCCTTCGCAATCCTCCCGCCGTTCCCGCTCTCCCTGCCGTTCCCTCTGCCGCTCTCCCCGTCGTTCACATTAAGGATGGGAAGGTGTTCGCCAATAGCCGGGACGTTGCTGCCTATTCCGGGAAGCTTCACAAAGACGTGCTGCGTGATATCGACCAAACGCTTGAAAACATTCATGACGCAAATCTGCGTTCTGGCCCTTATTGCTGA
- a CDS encoding branched-chain amino acid ABC transporter permease, whose translation MAVTRSLLPWLALGLALIVAPFFVYPVFLMKVLCFALFACAFNLLLGYVGLLSFGHAAFFGFAAYVSAHALKVWELGPLQAVALGTLTAGVLGLGFGWLAIRRQGIYFAMVTLALAQMIYFLCLQAAFTHGEDGIQAVPRPPVFGLIDVSDPGRLYWLVLALTVLGFLVIARAIHSPFGQVLTAIRENEPRAISLGYDVDRYKLVAFVLSAALAGFAGAIKVMVFQLASLTDVHWHMSGEVVLMTLIGGVGTLAGPLVGAAVVVGIQNVFASFGAWVTIIQGVIFVACVLLFRRGIMGEIAAWRQRKPPDAPGE comes from the coding sequence ATGGCGGTCACGCGGTCCCTTCTCCCCTGGCTGGCGCTTGGCCTCGCGCTGATCGTCGCGCCGTTTTTCGTCTATCCGGTTTTCCTGATGAAGGTGCTGTGCTTCGCGCTGTTCGCCTGCGCCTTCAATCTGCTGCTCGGCTATGTCGGGCTGCTGTCCTTCGGCCATGCCGCCTTCTTCGGCTTCGCCGCCTATGTCTCGGCCCATGCCCTCAAGGTCTGGGAGCTCGGTCCCTTGCAGGCGGTCGCCCTGGGAACCCTGACCGCCGGGGTGCTTGGCCTGGGCTTTGGCTGGCTGGCCATCCGCCGCCAGGGCATCTATTTCGCCATGGTCACCCTGGCCCTGGCGCAGATGATCTATTTCCTCTGTCTCCAGGCGGCCTTCACCCATGGCGAGGATGGCATCCAGGCGGTGCCGCGCCCGCCGGTCTTCGGGCTGATCGACGTTAGCGATCCGGGCCGTCTGTATTGGCTGGTGCTGGCTTTGACGGTGCTCGGCTTTCTCGTCATCGCCCGGGCCATCCACTCCCCCTTTGGTCAGGTGCTGACCGCCATCCGCGAGAACGAGCCGCGCGCCATCTCGCTGGGCTATGACGTCGATCGCTACAAGCTGGTGGCCTTCGTGCTCTCGGCGGCGCTTGCCGGGTTCGCCGGGGCGATCAAGGTGATGGTCTTCCAGCTGGCCTCCTTGACCGATGTCCATTGGCATATGTCGGGCGAGGTGGTGCTGATGACCCTGATCGGCGGCGTTGGTACCTTGGCCGGGCCGCTGGTCGGCGCCGCCGTGGTCGTCGGCATCCAGAACGTCTTCGCCAGCTTCGGCGCCTGGGTGACGATCATTCAAGGGGTGATTTTCGTCGCCTGCGTGCTGTTGTTCCGTCGCGGCATCATGGGCGAGATCGCCGCTTGGCGTCAGCGCAAGCCCCCCGACGCCCCCGGCGAATAA